The Fusobacterium sp. JB019 genome has a segment encoding these proteins:
- the nhaC gene encoding Na+/H+ antiporter NhaC — protein MKNTLKRKPTLMEGLFPILFMIFALSIGYGYLRFRTEPILILSSFVAGVLALRLGYNWEEMQEAIIQKIAKAMPATLILWSVGFLIGAWMFSGTVPMIIYYGVQIVNPKFLLVTAFLITAIVSTVTGTSWGSAGTIGVALMGIAGGLGVSLPATAGAIVAGAYFGDKISPLSDTTNLAPIAAGSELYEHIKHMLYTTIPAALISIVIYLFAGLNATGQVATPEKVTMLLTQLDSMFNWNIILILPVLLIIIGSVRKWPSIPTMLGTSIFSIVLGVLIQGFTLKNGLTSLVKGFNINMTGFEGTVMPDVIRLINRGGVVSVTGTTVLVFCAMGFAGIISVSGMLDVVLGEILSRVKTTAGIITSTILSCFTMAFVTGSSYLTILIPGELFQDTYIRRGLHPKNLSRTLEDSGTVLVPLVPWSAAGAYMTATLGVSTFEYAPWAILNYLGIIVAIILAFTGFGIAKLSLEEKTAFMEKLNIKEEE, from the coding sequence ATGAAAAACACGTTAAAAAGAAAACCCACGCTGATGGAGGGATTATTCCCTATTTTATTTATGATTTTTGCCTTGTCTATAGGTTATGGATATTTAAGATTTAGAACAGAACCTATTCTTATTTTATCTAGTTTTGTAGCAGGAGTCTTAGCTTTAAGACTTGGATACAATTGGGAAGAAATGCAAGAAGCAATTATTCAAAAAATTGCAAAGGCAATGCCTGCAACATTAATATTATGGAGTGTAGGATTTTTAATTGGTGCTTGGATGTTTTCAGGAACAGTTCCAATGATAATATATTACGGAGTACAAATAGTTAATCCTAAATTCTTATTAGTAACTGCATTTTTAATAACTGCAATAGTTTCAACAGTTACTGGAACTTCTTGGGGAAGTGCAGGAACTATAGGTGTTGCTTTAATGGGAATAGCAGGTGGACTTGGTGTTTCTTTACCTGCAACAGCAGGAGCTATTGTTGCTGGAGCATATTTTGGAGATAAAATTTCTCCTCTTTCAGATACTACTAACTTAGCACCAATTGCAGCAGGAAGTGAATTATACGAACATATAAAACATATGCTTTATACAACAATTCCAGCAGCATTAATATCAATAGTTATATATTTATTTGCAGGACTTAACGCAACTGGACAAGTAGCAACTCCTGAAAAAGTTACAATGTTATTAACACAGTTAGATAGTATGTTTAACTGGAATATTATTTTAATTCTTCCGGTTTTATTAATTATAATTGGTTCTGTTAGAAAATGGCCTTCAATCCCTACTATGCTAGGAACAAGTATATTTTCAATTGTCTTAGGTGTTTTAATTCAAGGATTTACTTTAAAAAATGGATTGACATCTTTAGTAAAAGGATTTAATATTAATATGACAGGCTTTGAAGGAACAGTTATGCCAGATGTTATTAGATTAATAAATAGAGGTGGAGTTGTATCAGTTACTGGAACTACTGTTTTAGTATTCTGTGCTATGGGATTTGCTGGAATTATTAGTGTATCAGGAATGCTTGATGTTGTTCTAGGAGAAATTCTTTCTAGAGTAAAGACTACTGCAGGTATTATTACTTCTACTATATTATCTTGTTTCACAATGGCTTTTGTTACAGGAAGTTCTTATTTAACAATACTTATTCCAGGAGAATTATTCCAAGACACTTATATAAGAAGAGGGTTACATCCTAAAAACTTATCAAGAACATTAGAAGATTCAGGAACAGTTTTAGTTCCATTAGTTCCTTGGTCTGCTGCAGGTGCTTATATGACAGCAACATTAGGTGTTTCAACTTTTGAATATGCACCTTGGGCTATATTAAATTATTTAGGAATAATCGTAGCTATTATACTAGCTTTCACTGGATTTGGAATTGCTAAATTATCTTTAGAAGAAAAGACAGCATTTATGGAAAAATTAAATATTAAAGAGGAGGAATAA
- a CDS encoding helix-turn-helix domain-containing protein produces MEKIKIGYEIEVTLHMIGGKWKGLILYHLIENGSERFNALHRFIGKTSPRTLTNQLRELEKDGLINRQVFAEVPPRVEYSATEKGKSLYKILELMCEWGYENKDERFEILNPQCKD; encoded by the coding sequence ATGGAAAAGATAAAAATAGGCTATGAAATAGAAGTTACATTACATATGATAGGAGGAAAGTGGAAAGGCTTAATTCTTTATCATTTAATAGAAAATGGAAGTGAGAGATTTAATGCTCTACATAGATTTATTGGAAAAACTTCTCCTAGAACTTTAACAAATCAACTTAGAGAACTTGAAAAAGATGGCTTAATAAATAGACAAGTATTTGCAGAGGTTCCACCTAGAGTAGAATATTCAGCTACTGAAAAAGGAAAATCTTTATATAAAATACTAGAATTAATGTGTGAATGGGGCTATGAAAATAAAGATGAGAGGTTTGAAATTTTAAATCCTCAATGTAAAGATTAA
- a CDS encoding zinc ribbon domain-containing protein YjdM, whose amino-acid sequence MKTIPNCPECGSDYTYEDGALFVCPECAYEWSENSIKEEAEEKVYKDANGNILIDGDTVTVIKDLKIGGGSGVIKRGTKVKNIRLIDGDHDIDCKVPGFGPMQLKTSVVKKG is encoded by the coding sequence ATGAAAACAATACCAAATTGTCCAGAATGTGGATCTGATTACACTTATGAAGACGGAGCTTTATTTGTTTGCCCAGAATGTGCTTATGAGTGGTCTGAAAATAGTATTAAAGAAGAAGCGGAAGAAAAAGTATATAAAGATGCAAATGGAAATATATTAATTGACGGAGATACTGTAACTGTTATCAAAGATTTAAAAATTGGTGGTGGTTCTGGAGTTATCAAAAGAGGAACTAAAGTAAAAAATATAAGACTTATTGATGGAGATCATGATATTGATTGTAAAGTTCCTGGTTTTGGACCAATGCAATTAAAAACATCTGTTGTTAAAAAAGGTTAA
- the iadA gene encoding beta-aspartyl-peptidase produces MFILIKNIQVYSPENIGEKDVLICNDKIVEIEENISYALKDLKIIDGTGKRLVPGIMDQHIHVIGGGGEGSFKTRVPEVNLSDLIKGGVTTVVGLLGTDCLTRSVENLVAKTKALKEEGINAYCLTGGYEFPSPSLTGNVKKDIVFIDEIIGIKLALSDHRSSIVTNSELARLASEARVGGMLSGKAGYVTLHMGNGARSIKPIFEVLKDTDIPINHFRPTHVGRKKELFYDCIEFNKMGGYIDITADDRGNIMKVTELFKILIENKGDLSKVTLTSDGNGSWSNYDSSGKMIEIGAAKCNVVLEKIIELAKEDIFSLDQALKFGTSNVADALGISNKRGYIKEDYFADLVILDEHLELDGVISNGRIMMEDKEILVKGTYEK; encoded by the coding sequence ATGTTTATACTTATAAAAAATATTCAAGTTTACTCTCCTGAGAATATAGGGGAAAAGGATGTATTAATATGTAATGATAAGATTGTAGAGATTGAAGAGAATATATCTTACGCTTTAAAAGATTTAAAAATAATTGACGGTACAGGAAAAAGGTTAGTTCCTGGTATAATGGATCAACATATTCATGTTATTGGTGGTGGAGGAGAAGGAAGCTTTAAAACTAGAGTTCCTGAAGTTAATCTTTCTGATCTAATAAAAGGTGGAGTTACTACTGTTGTTGGATTACTTGGAACAGATTGTCTTACTAGAAGTGTTGAAAATTTAGTTGCTAAAACTAAAGCTCTTAAAGAAGAGGGGATTAATGCATATTGCTTAACAGGGGGATATGAATTTCCATCTCCTAGTCTTACTGGAAATGTAAAAAAAGATATAGTATTTATAGATGAAATTATTGGTATAAAACTAGCTCTTTCTGATCATAGATCATCAATAGTAACAAATAGCGAGTTAGCTAGACTTGCTTCAGAAGCAAGAGTTGGAGGAATGCTTTCTGGAAAAGCAGGTTATGTAACTTTACATATGGGAAACGGAGCTAGATCTATAAAACCAATATTTGAAGTACTTAAGGATACTGATATTCCTATTAATCATTTTAGACCTACTCATGTTGGAAGAAAAAAAGAATTATTCTATGACTGTATTGAATTTAATAAAATGGGAGGTTACATAGATATAACTGCTGATGATAGAGGAAATATTATGAAAGTAACTGAACTTTTTAAAATTTTAATAGAAAACAAAGGAGATTTATCTAAGGTAACTTTAACTTCTGATGGAAATGGAAGTTGGTCTAATTATGATAGCTCTGGAAAAATGATAGAAATTGGAGCTGCTAAATGTAATGTCGTTTTGGAAAAGATTATTGAATTAGCAAAGGAAGATATATTTTCTTTAGACCAAGCTCTTAAATTTGGTACTTCTAATGTTGCAGATGCTCTTGGTATTTCTAATAAAAGAGGATATATTAAAGAAGATTATTTTGCAGATTTAGTTATATTAGATGAACATTTAGAACTTGACGGGGTTATAAGTAACGGAAGAATAATGATGGAAGATAAAGAAATCCTTGTTAAAGGAACATATGAGAAATAA
- a CDS encoding CaiB/BaiF CoA-transferase family protein: MGALTGLKILDFSTLLPGPYATLMLADLGAEVLKISSPTKGDIVANYPPFIEDSRLSANQAWLGRNKKNMFLNLKSEEGINIVKKLVEDYDIVVEQFRPGVMKRLGLDYETLKSINPRLIYCSLTGYGQTGPMKNNAGHDINYLARSGNMSYSGRKSTGPVLTNMQIADIGVGSLHSVVGILAAVNYRNTTGKGQYIDVAMFDGLIPFHAMEGASFLATGVESKREETRLNGGSMYDFYETKDNRYLSVGSLEPKFWKNFCECINLTNLIELTVMPENVSEIKEIIKNRLKEKTLNEWMDIFKGKDVCVEPVLNMKEALIDDEQIKAREMVVEVKVPNTEKLKIKQMGSPIKLSECPVKYYEGGYPLGYHTKEVLVKLGYSEDEIKKLLKDEII, translated from the coding sequence ATGGGAGCTTTAACTGGATTAAAAATACTAGATTTTTCAACATTATTACCTGGACCCTATGCAACTTTAATGCTTGCAGATTTAGGAGCTGAAGTTTTAAAAATAAGTTCTCCTACTAAGGGAGATATTGTAGCAAACTATCCTCCATTTATAGAAGATAGTAGATTATCTGCAAATCAAGCTTGGCTTGGAAGAAATAAAAAAAATATGTTTTTAAATCTAAAATCAGAAGAGGGAATAAATATAGTTAAAAAATTAGTTGAGGATTATGATATTGTAGTTGAACAATTTAGACCTGGAGTTATGAAAAGATTAGGACTTGATTATGAAACTTTAAAAAGCATTAATCCAAGACTTATTTATTGTTCTCTTACTGGTTACGGGCAAACAGGACCTATGAAAAATAATGCAGGGCATGATATCAATTATCTTGCTAGAAGTGGAAATATGTCATATTCAGGAAGAAAATCCACTGGACCTGTTTTAACAAATATGCAAATAGCTGATATTGGAGTTGGTTCTCTTCACTCTGTTGTAGGTATTCTTGCAGCAGTTAATTATAGAAATACTACAGGAAAAGGTCAATATATTGATGTTGCCATGTTTGATGGATTAATCCCTTTCCATGCAATGGAAGGAGCGAGCTTTCTCGCAACTGGAGTAGAATCTAAAAGGGAAGAAACTAGACTTAATGGTGGAAGTATGTATGATTTCTATGAAACAAAGGACAATAGGTACTTAAGTGTTGGATCTCTTGAACCTAAATTCTGGAAGAATTTTTGTGAATGTATTAATTTAACAAATCTAATAGAACTTACAGTTATGCCTGAGAATGTCTCTGAAATAAAAGAAATTATAAAAAATAGATTAAAAGAAAAAACTCTTAATGAATGGATGGATATATTTAAAGGAAAAGATGTATGTGTTGAACCTGTTTTAAATATGAAAGAAGCTTTAATAGATGATGAACAAATAAAAGCTCGTGAAATGGTTGTTGAGGTAAAGGTTCCAAATACTGAAAAACTAAAAATAAAACAAATGGGTTCTCCTATAAAATTATCTGAATGTCCTGTTAAATACTATGAAGGTGGATATCCTTTAGGATATCATACAAAGGAAGTTTTAGTAAAACTTGGATATAGTGAAGATGAAATTAAAAAGTTATTAAAAGATGAGATTATATAA
- a CDS encoding DUF523 domain-containing protein produces the protein MDFKLKERINIGISACQIGAKVRYNVKGYDMLGYLEREKADYIWHPVCPEVMSGMGVPREPIRIVGGNGFDVLNGRSQIKNRHGRVLTDKLLAGSNACIETLKNGNVEVFIYMEGSPSCGVYRTTLKNKRLGHPPGLFGAMLLDQEIFLIPSSDLQSPVKWWDSRRRLQAFVWLKRQNIEKPKDLYEVWHILKFLCQELDNEWARDFGHKIGDLTNYDLQVLKKEILFCLRKPSSLERIKGSLKKNYSFLRKRFDLSLDADFDDIRGMRRIAEKMLLLERLLKQEEYLFGTAPIDYKPSR, from the coding sequence ATGGATTTTAAATTAAAAGAAAGAATAAATATTGGTATTTCTGCTTGTCAAATTGGTGCTAAAGTTAGATATAATGTTAAAGGTTATGATATGCTTGGATATTTAGAAAGGGAAAAAGCAGATTATATTTGGCATCCTGTATGTCCTGAAGTTATGTCTGGGATGGGAGTTCCAAGGGAACCTATAAGGATTGTTGGAGGAAATGGTTTTGATGTTTTAAATGGACGATCTCAGATAAAAAATAGACATGGAAGAGTTTTAACAGATAAACTTTTAGCTGGATCTAATGCTTGCATAGAAACTCTTAAAAATGGTAATGTAGAAGTATTTATTTATATGGAAGGTAGTCCTAGCTGTGGTGTTTACAGAACTACATTAAAAAATAAAAGATTAGGTCATCCACCTGGATTATTTGGAGCAATGTTATTAGATCAAGAGATATTCTTAATTCCCTCTTCAGATCTTCAAAGCCCAGTAAAATGGTGGGATTCAAGAAGAAGATTGCAAGCTTTTGTATGGCTAAAAAGGCAAAATATAGAAAAACCAAAGGATCTTTATGAAGTTTGGCATATTTTAAAATTTTTATGTCAAGAACTAGATAATGAATGGGCTCGTGATTTTGGACATAAAATAGGAGATTTAACAAATTATGATTTGCAAGTTTTAAAAAAAGAGATTCTTTTTTGTTTAAGAAAACCTTCTTCTTTAGAAAGAATTAAGGGAAGTCTTAAAAAGAACTATTCCTTTTTAAGGAAAAGATTTGATTTATCTTTAGATGCGGATTTTGATGATATTAGAGGTATGAGAAGAATCGCAGAAAAAATGTTACTTTTAGAAAGATTATTAAAACAAGAAGAATATTTATTTGGAACAGCTCCAATAGATTATAAGCCATCAAGATAA
- a CDS encoding sigma-54 dependent transcriptional regulator — protein MKIITLIAGTYVTKTNLLKQLKEFLFEDVIINGYSLDELGENEIQGDLILFSSNSALEKVKKRKISFPLDKFIVAKRTINYNNIDILFNIKYKEEVLFVNDSKASTYEALSSLKDIGVKHLKFIPYYPEKPGIIDKFKIAITPGEVDKVPPFVEKIYDIGSRLIETETLMLILNELDLLSLNTNRISNKFLNKIVKLNEEKYKNLNKEKEKLDSLYNLIETLGKNYVLFYKDKFKDFSLENDIIKDMNLEIKYKESEKHLKQKDIMEFLKEKNDLVKIILMENNKFILEKSKFQDFTYINIKREKKGSESNFKGKYLLKDIIGESQKIRELKNKIEKLAKTEMTVLLEGETGTGKELFASAIHNSSPRKNKPFIPINFSSLNETIIESELFGYEKGAFTGASTSGKKGFFELAEGGTIFLDEIGDISPKIQSRLLRVLEEKEVVRLGGEKIIPIDIRIIAATNKDIYQMCQENKFRKDLYYRLRNGYLRIPPLRERKEDIETIIEDFLMKNAYENYIISKEAMNFLKNYIWEGNVRELLNTISYAIVLSEYNTITLETLLKNDFLRDKIKAKEKIKLKKINKKQIKKDIIYIIKEAYENNYSIGRIKIFKKLSKTYDISEYRVRKLIEELKEEGKIKQGIKSQGIICIN, from the coding sequence ATGAAGATTATAACTTTAATAGCAGGTACGTATGTAACTAAAACTAATTTATTAAAACAACTTAAGGAATTTTTATTTGAAGATGTCATTATCAATGGATATTCATTGGATGAGTTAGGAGAAAATGAAATTCAGGGAGATTTGATATTGTTTTCAAGTAATTCTGCCCTTGAAAAAGTAAAAAAAAGAAAAATAAGTTTTCCTTTAGATAAATTTATTGTAGCTAAGAGAACAATAAATTATAACAATATAGATATTTTGTTCAATATTAAGTACAAAGAGGAGGTTCTTTTTGTAAATGATTCCAAAGCTTCTACCTATGAAGCTCTTTCTTCACTAAAAGACATAGGTGTAAAACATTTAAAGTTTATTCCATATTATCCTGAAAAGCCAGGAATAATAGATAAGTTTAAGATTGCTATTACCCCTGGAGAAGTGGACAAGGTACCTCCATTTGTTGAAAAAATATATGATATTGGTTCTAGGCTTATTGAAACAGAAACATTGATGTTAATTTTAAATGAATTGGACTTACTTTCTTTAAATACCAACAGAATTTCAAATAAATTTTTAAATAAAATAGTTAAATTAAATGAAGAAAAATATAAAAATTTAAATAAAGAAAAAGAAAAATTAGATAGTCTATATAATCTAATAGAAACTTTAGGAAAAAATTATGTACTATTTTATAAGGACAAATTCAAGGATTTTTCATTGGAAAATGATATTATTAAAGATATGAACCTAGAAATAAAATATAAAGAGTCAGAAAAACATCTTAAACAAAAAGATATAATGGAATTTTTAAAAGAAAAAAATGATTTAGTTAAAATTATTTTAATGGAAAATAATAAATTTATATTAGAAAAAAGTAAATTTCAAGATTTCACATATATAAATATAAAAAGAGAAAAAAAGGGATCTGAAAGTAATTTTAAAGGAAAATATCTTTTAAAAGATATAATAGGAGAATCACAAAAGATAAGAGAACTAAAAAATAAAATAGAAAAACTAGCTAAAACTGAAATGACTGTTTTATTAGAAGGGGAGACAGGAACAGGAAAAGAACTATTTGCTTCAGCTATCCATAATTCTTCTCCTAGAAAAAATAAACCCTTCATCCCTATTAATTTTAGTTCATTGAATGAGACTATTATAGAAAGTGAACTTTTTGGTTATGAGAAGGGAGCTTTTACAGGGGCAAGTACTAGTGGTAAGAAAGGATTTTTTGAACTTGCTGAGGGAGGAACAATATTTCTTGATGAAATAGGAGATATTAGTCCTAAAATCCAATCAAGATTACTTAGAGTATTAGAAGAAAAGGAAGTTGTTAGACTAGGGGGAGAAAAAATAATCCCCATAGATATTAGGATTATTGCAGCTACTAATAAGGATATATATCAAATGTGCCAAGAAAACAAATTTAGGAAAGATTTATATTATAGATTAAGAAATGGTTATTTGAGAATCCCCCCTCTAAGAGAAAGAAAAGAAGATATAGAAACTATTATAGAGGATTTTTTAATGAAAAATGCCTATGAAAATTATATAATATCCAAGGAAGCAATGAACTTTTTAAAAAATTATATATGGGAAGGAAATGTAAGAGAGCTACTTAATACTATTTCTTATGCTATAGTATTAAGTGAGTATAATACTATAACTTTAGAAACTCTACTTAAAAATGATTTTCTAAGAGATAAGATAAAAGCTAAGGAAAAAATAAAATTAAAGAAAATTAATAAAAAACAAATAAAAAAAGATATTATATATATAATAAAAGAAGCTTATGAAAATAATTATTCTATAGGAAGAATTAAGATTTTTAAAAAGCTTTCAAAGACCTATGATATAAGTGAATACAGAGTCAGAAAATTAATAGAAGAACTAAAAGAAGAGGGGAAAATAAAGCAGGGTATTAAAAGTCAGGGAATAATATGTATTAATTAA
- a CDS encoding TSUP family transporter — MEDMFLSFSLGKFLFLSVACFTGAFVDAIAGGGGIITVPAYIFTGMPIHFALGTNKFSSVFLCLGSSLRYLVSGKINISVIKYPAIISFFASSLGVYTVSRIDDKFLEPVVVILLFLLTVYTFLNKKIGFENTFKVLDRKTEIYGWLATFIVSFYIGFFGPGGGSFLLFAYIKIYGFDFVTASANTKVTNLFACIAAVIGFIILGKVVYIYAIPLSIIMFIGGQIGAKFAIKNGVKVVRPIFMVVCTITVTKLIIEKFL; from the coding sequence ATGGAGGATATGTTTTTAAGTTTTTCACTGGGAAAATTTTTATTTTTAAGTGTAGCTTGTTTTACGGGAGCTTTTGTTGATGCTATTGCTGGGGGTGGTGGAATTATAACTGTTCCTGCTTATATTTTTACAGGAATGCCTATTCATTTTGCTTTAGGTACTAATAAATTTTCTTCTGTTTTTTTATGTTTAGGTAGTTCTTTAAGATATTTAGTTTCAGGTAAAATTAATATCTCTGTTATAAAATATCCTGCAATAATTTCTTTTTTTGCTTCCTCGTTAGGAGTTTATACAGTTAGTAGAATAGATGATAAATTTTTAGAACCTGTAGTTGTTATTCTTTTGTTCCTTCTAACAGTTTATACTTTTTTAAATAAGAAAATAGGATTTGAAAATACATTTAAAGTTTTAGATAGAAAAACTGAAATTTATGGTTGGCTCGCTACTTTTATAGTTAGTTTTTATATTGGATTCTTTGGACCTGGAGGAGGATCATTTTTATTATTTGCTTATATAAAAATTTATGGATTTGATTTTGTTACAGCTTCAGCTAATACAAAGGTAACTAATTTATTTGCTTGCATTGCAGCTGTTATTGGATTTATAATTTTAGGAAAAGTAGTATATATATACGCTATTCCATTAAGTATAATCATGTTTATTGGAGGTCAAATAGGAGCAAAATTTGCTATAAAAAACGGAGTTAAAGTTGTAAGACCTATTTTTATGGTAGTATGTACAATAACAGTAACTAAATTAATAATTGAAAAATTTTTATAA
- a CDS encoding SDR family oxidoreductase: protein MKKLVIITGASSGFGREMAYLFNKAGYPLLLIGRRTEIMEGYNLSNTLVKKVDVTDYKEFEKAVREAEGRYGKADLLVNNAGIMLLGNIKKQDPLEWQSMLNVNVMGVLNGMKIVLEDMTKRNEGTIINISSIAGIKPFPNHAAYCASKYGVSALSETIRGEVANTNVRIMTVEPGAAETELLSHTTDSEIIDGYNQWKETMGGKSMDPKHVAKSVKFMYEMPQEVNIRELVIAPTKQDA, encoded by the coding sequence ATGAAAAAATTAGTTATAATTACAGGAGCAAGTAGTGGTTTTGGTAGAGAAATGGCATATTTATTTAATAAAGCTGGCTATCCTTTATTATTAATAGGAAGAAGAACTGAAATTATGGAAGGTTATAATTTATCTAATACTTTAGTTAAAAAAGTAGATGTTACAGATTATAAAGAATTTGAAAAAGCAGTGAGAGAAGCAGAGGGAAGATATGGAAAGGCAGATCTATTAGTAAATAACGCAGGAATAATGTTACTTGGAAATATAAAAAAACAAGATCCTTTAGAATGGCAAAGTATGTTAAATGTTAATGTAATGGGAGTTTTAAATGGAATGAAGATAGTTTTAGAAGATATGACTAAAAGAAATGAAGGTACTATTATAAACATATCTTCAATAGCTGGAATTAAACCATTTCCAAATCACGCTGCTTACTGCGCTTCAAAATATGGAGTATCAGCTTTAAGTGAAACAATTAGAGGAGAAGTTGCAAATACAAATGTACGTATAATGACAGTAGAACCTGGAGCAGCTGAAACAGAATTATTATCTCATACAACAGACTCTGAAATTATAGATGGATATAACCAGTGGAAAGAAACTATGGGTGGAAAATCTATGGATCCTAAACATGTTGCTAAGTCAGTTAAGTTTATGTATGAAATGCCTCAAGAAGTAAATATTAGAGAATTAGTCATTGCCCCAACTAAACAAGATGCATAA
- a CDS encoding epoxyqueuosine reductase QueH translates to MKINYELEMQNQIKDIQTKDKKPKLLLQACCAPCSSAVLEAIMDYFDITLFYYNPNTTEESEYYKRLEELKEYIKKRNYNIFIEEGRYNPKEDFFDKVKGMEDLKEGGKRCYLCYTIRLEETAKYARENNYDYFASVLTISPLKNAQWINEIGKNLQKKYSINYFYNDFKKKGRYQESIKLSKEYDLYRQDYCGCIFSKVEMENHRKEKLEKEGIHE, encoded by the coding sequence ATAAAAATTAACTATGAATTAGAAATGCAAAATCAAATAAAAGATATACAAACAAAAGATAAAAAACCAAAATTACTTTTACAAGCTTGTTGTGCTCCTTGTAGTTCAGCTGTATTAGAAGCTATAATGGATTATTTTGATATTACTTTATTTTATTATAATCCTAATACAACAGAAGAATCTGAGTATTATAAGAGATTAGAAGAATTAAAAGAATATATAAAAAAGAGAAATTATAATATTTTCATAGAAGAGGGAAGATATAATCCTAAAGAAGATTTTTTTGATAAAGTTAAAGGAATGGAAGATTTAAAGGAAGGTGGAAAAAGATGTTATCTATGTTACACTATTCGTTTAGAAGAAACAGCAAAATATGCAAGGGAAAATAATTATGATTATTTTGCAAGTGTTTTAACGATCAGCCCTTTAAAGAATGCCCAGTGGATAAATGAAATAGGGAAAAATTTACAAAAGAAATATTCTATTAATTATTTTTATAATGATTTTAAGAAAAAAGGAAGATATCAAGAATCTATTAAACTTTCTAAGGAATATGATTTATATAGACAAGATTATTGTGGATGTATATTTTCTAAAGTGGAAATGGAAAATCATAGAAAAGAGAAGTTAGAAAAGGAAGGGATTCATGAATAA